The following proteins are co-located in the Styela clava chromosome 15, kaStyClav1.hap1.2, whole genome shotgun sequence genome:
- the LOC120333780 gene encoding uncharacterized protein LOC120333780 codes for MSDVKKENHIQGVGAEQIKKKDYKLLVDPQIRRGEEKLFRYEGVAYNTENHGQGVVVLRDPRPRMNRLWSRRERCELPVPRYKVDEWYIGAVPPREVTFSRLNDNITKQFMEKMCIKFGKLERVRVYHHPKTQKHMGLSKVVFSSIKSASECVKKLHQTSVMGNVIHAQIDCKGEILNKLFQRIVRGEMMAETIPDVIRHTQDGITMSIKYKEQHHHHHGKKERRKSSQDDPRKLRRSVDEKIKPNSHRSSDDIDVSEHSKDHTDQMEYNTQKSSQLTHKQLEKKSSVDTPVQRKESSEHTDHETEHTTDSEEVKSGGQRVWSSDLESRISSLLYEQTKKYNLDEVPPNNSTKPSKSKDDDQSSHSSRRKDKKLSKKSKRSKKHSIDSYDSNTMDSPHHAPLERARSSERSSTKREKNRKNSVPNSPLPNTFSRHSPPPRDFVSPPRDFDQGSGTSRELPYPHHDRDIISHDRRDSRSRSPGRNTQFFNPPPPHRFYDERDRFTPPLYHNRHPVSPRHSPRFGQDHRIPDRERFDRDFERFEMFRGEDRDFHRRDDFPYRRRDMSPPPRGMPSPPRRHRGHSPGARHSPGRWLPPDRFSNHIPPHRRHSPPPHRDFYPNPSRDRSPRPFRRTPSPERRRFRTPDDMRQRREPIHERRRRSRSPSPRRRQRTRSGEERVKPRGKSSDASSPKLSLDQRLQQMTGEKVKSESIENHLVKPKEIDKDNEKSEDDDSNCEHNSVDMEISEGESESEKANRDQESLNAKQQLQQQEVNNFQLPTGHLPNQEQWNFNKEMPWSSFDPSISMPQHMDTRMWNPMQQNFFKGFQQDPRFPPPFPSGSQFPQNRWPDAFHPAMRHAGMSHPFNVRPNVPQTHLGSNEEPRPGMSNDEIQRRFEDYQLSKHVLDDVVQDLKAIVSRDLNRKVIETMAFKVYEAWWDENENTIVKKPAIPKVSSSSALTDKNTANENNVTVDESNKENKTAASNAGNRSLLNTFDPLNWAKNSFEMDGFRVGLGLRSAISKMPSFRVKKRPRTPTPPRENLEDSEVAVNKKSRKLQDKENQEQPRRRSKDKKYHRIALDSEGEDEEEEEENLSEEEESADSEAGEKEKYTVLDVDEIFSESSESSDESDSDIESEKAAETSDESESENEALSKEKKEISNSKPIIPDIDVETVDEDNKEKEKDRESEEENKNEKMDTDENSRPSILDGKPPIPKPIEKLQLPSEDPNLAASLLSPTAHGISPNSAITPQQLRHVHPKKRHRLWSQEAFSKIPDNKLTTDDEFLSASNKEKTLMDTQLTPERKLSTYSDSSPAPGTPKTPTTPQKLFPTTRKLDDKQSDSSPQKDLEAVAKTLLSIGKTIPPISPTPDSTSQPITPENRKSTLNSSTGEDKARMAELAEEHNYFVPSYGPASPHPTLDPMVSQILEEHCYSRPESEQISLDVDRVKGISSPLSVSTLSVSSVYNFDDESSEVISAAERVKLRRVKPKDKKRGQKEKRSVQRPVVQFSPRSEVDEMMILYEMWYNGLDLEDMKYLRTVYEGYLEKSNSPAWVNDSHWVAHPITNIPTVSSSKRRKSKRKSRSDKSTIEEEDEWHKTGCARTEGYYKLKDLIKLRQRQEMYGKGNTRTPAQSTKQTSSNKVSELTSGAQSCLDKNPGSRETRHFMRRIASEVGADVGDLFKYNQLMFRKKAVKFKRSSIHGWGLFAQEAIGADEMVIEYVGQVVRTLVAERREVNYTELGIGSSYLFRIDSEHIIDATKCGNYARFMNHSCNPSCYAKVITVDTAKKIVIYSKGPIKESQEITYDYKFPLEDDKIMCFCGAENCRRTLN; via the exons ATGTCTGATGTGAAGAAAGAAAACCATATCCAAGGAGTAGGTGCTGAACAAATTAAGAAAAAAGATTATAAATTATTGGTCGACCCTCAAATAAGAAGAGGTGAAGAAAAACTCTTTAGATATGAGGGAGTTGCTTATAATACAGAA AACCATGGACAGGGTGTTGTTGTGTTACGAGATCCACGACCCAGGATGAATCGATTATGGTCAAGAAGAGAGCGATGTGAGTTACCTGTTCCACGATATAAG GTTGACGAGTGGTACATTGGCGCTGTTCCTCCTCGTGAGGTCACTTTTTCTCGTCTTAATGATAACATCACAAAACAATTCATGGAAAAGATGTGCATCAAGTTTGGAAAACTGGAACGCGTGAGGGTTTACCATCACCCAAAGACACAAAAGCACATGGGTTTATCTAAG GTTGTGTTTTCATCGATCAAGTCCGCATCTGAATGTGTGAAGAAACTCCACCAGACTTCAGTCATGGGAAATGTGATTCATGCACAAATAGACTGTAAAG GTGAAATTCTGAACAAGCTCTTCCAACGGATAGTGAGAGGTGAGATGATGGCAGAAACAATACCCGATGTAATTCGACATACGCAGGATGGCATTACTATGtcaattaaatataaagaacaaCATCATCATCATCACGGTAAAAAAGAAAGGAGAAAATCATCGCAAGATGATCCCAG aaaactaAGAAGATCCGTAGATGAGAAAATCAAACCTAATTCTCACAGATCGTCAGATGACATCGAT gTTTCAGAACACAGTAAAGACCATACTGATCAAATGGAATATAACACTCAAAAATCTTCTCAACTTACTCACAAACAACTTGAGAAGAAATCAAGTGTGGACACTCCTGTGCAGAGAAAAGAGAGCAGTGAACATACTGATCATGAGACTGAACATACCACTGATAGCGAAGAAGTAAAATCGGGAGGACAGCGTGTTTGGTCGTCAGATCTTGAATCTCGTATAAGCTCTTTACTTtacgaacaaacaaaaaaatacaatcttgaTGAAGTGCCGCCGAATAATTCCACCAAGCCTTCAAAGTCCAAAGACGATGACCAATCTTCCCACTCGTCGAGGAGGAAAGACAAAAAATTGTCGAAAAAATCAAAACGGAGTAAAAAACACTCAATTGATTCATATGATTCAAATACAATGGACTCTCCTCATCACGCCCCTTTAGAACGAGCACGATCGTCTGAGAGATCTAGCACTAAGCGagagaaaaacagaaaaaattcaGTTCCGAATTCTCCTTTACCCAACAcattttcgagacactctcCTCCGCCTAGAGACTTCGTGTCACCTCCGAGAGACTTTGATCAAGGTTCCGGGACCAGTAGGGAACTGCCTTACCCACATCACGATCGAGATATTATATCTCATGATAGACGCGATTCTAGATCGAGAAGTCCTGGACGAAATACACAATTTTTTAACCCCCCACCTCCTCACAGGTTTTATGACGAAAGGGATAGATTTACTCCTCCTTTATATCATAACCGACATCCTGTCAGTCCTCGGCATTCGCCTAGGTTCGGTCAAGATCACAGGATTCCTGATAGAGAACGGTTTGACCGTGATTTTGAACGTTTCGAAATGTTTCGAGGGGAAGATAGAGACTTTCATAGACGGGATGATTTTCCGTACAGAAGACGTGATATGTCTCCCCCACCTAGGGGAATGCCGAGCCCTCCGAGACGACATCGAGGGCATTCCCCTGGGGCTCGGCATTCCCCTGGTAGGTGGTTACCCCCTGATCGATTTTCTAATCATATACCACCTCATCGTCGGCATTCACCCCCGCCACACAGAGACTTTTACCCCAACCCATCTCGGGATAGGAGTCCCAGACCGTTCAGGCGTACCCCTAGTCCTGAAAGAAGACGCTTTCGTACTCCTGACGACATGCGACAACGCCGAGAACCAATCCATGAACGACGTAGACGTAGCCGATCACCAAGTCCAAGACGACGCCAAAGAACACGAAGTGGGGAAGAACGAGTAAAACCAAG AGGGAAATCATCGGACGCCAGTTCACCAAAGTTATCACTTGACCAGAGGCTTCAGCAGATGACTGGAGAAAAAGTAAAATCGGAATCGATCGAAAATCATCTGGTCAAACCAAAGGAAATTGATAAAGATAACGAG AAATCTGAGGACGACGATTCTAACTGTGAGCATAATTCCGTCGACATGGAAATCTCCGAAGGTGAAAGCGAAAGTGAAAAAGCTAACAGAGATCAGGAGAGTTTAAACGCTAAACAGCAACTACAACAACAAGaagtaaataattttcaacTTCCAACAGGACATCTTCCGAACCAAGAACAATGGAATTTTAACAAAGAAATGCCATGGAGCAGTTTTGATCCGAG taTCAGCATGCCACAACATATGGATACAAGAATGTGGAATCCAATGCAACAAAATTTCTTCAAAG gttttcaACAAGATCCCAGATTTCCACCACCATTTCCTTCTGGTTCTCAGTTTCCGCAAAATCGTTGGCCAGATGCTTTTCATCCCGCGATGCGTCATGCAGGCATGTCGCATCCATTTAACGTCAGACCGAACGTACCTCAAACTCATCTCGGCTCAAACGAAGAGCCTCGACCCGGAATGTCCAACGACGAAATCCAAAGAAGGTTCGAAGACTATCAGTTATCCAAACATGTTCTTGATGACGTCGTACAAGACTTGAAAGCGATTGTCAGTCGTGATTTGAATCGGAAAGTTATTGAAACAATGGCTTTTAAG GTATATGAAGCTTGGTGGGACGAAAATGAAAACACTATTGTTAAGAAGCCTGCTATTCCTAAAGTATCATCGTCATCTGCATTAACTGACAAAAATACGGCTAACGAAAACAATGTCACTGTCGATGAATCGAACAAAGAAAATAAGACCGCGGCTTCGAACGCTGGAAACAGATCACTTTTGAATACTTTCGATCCTCTCAATTGGGCTAAAAACTCGTTCGAGATGGACGGCTTTAGAGTTGGTCTCGGGCTCCGTTCGGCAATATCGAAAATGCCCTCTTTTAGAGTCAAAAAACGTCCCCGTACTCCAACACCTCCAAGAGAGAATCTCGAAGATTCAGAGGTTGCTGTTAACAAGAAGTCCAGGAAGTTACAAGACAAGGAAAATCAAG AACAACCAAGAAGAAGGTCGAAAGATAAGAAATATCACAGAATTGCTTTGGATAGTGAGGGAGAGGATGAGGAGGAAGAAGAGGAGAATCTGAGTGAGGAGGAAGAGAGTGCAGATTCTGAAGCTGGAGAGAAAGAGAAATATACTG TTCTTGATGTGGACGAGATCTTCAGCGAGTCATCAGAAAGTAGTGACGAATCTGATTCTGATATCGAAAGCGAAAAAGCAGCGGAAACATCTGATGAATCAGAATCAGAAAACGAAGCTTTATCTAAAGAG AAAAAAGAAATCTCTAATTCGAAACCAATTATACCTGACATTGATGTTGAAACTGTGGATGAAGATAATAAAGAGAAAGAAAAAGATAGAGAAAGTGAGGAGgagaataaaaatgagaaaatggATACCGATGAAAATAGTAGACCGTCAATTTTGGACGG TAAACCACCTATACCAAAGCCAATCGAAAAATTACAATTACCGAGCGAAGATCCAAACCTTGCTGCCTCTCTGCTGTCACCTACTGCCCATGGTATTTCGCCAAACAGTGCAATCACTCCTCAACAATTACGTCACGTTCATCCAAAGAAAAGACACAGACTATGGTCACAAGAAGCCTTCTCGAAG aTTCCTGACAATAAACTCACTACGGATGATGAATTCTTATCGGCCAGCAATAAAGAGAAAACACTCATGGATACACAACTCACTCCTGAAAGAAAATTGTCAACGTACTCAGATTCATCTCCCGCTCCTGGTACTCCTAAGACTCCAACTACACCACAAAAATTATTTCCAACTACCAGAAAACTCGACGATAAACAAAGCGACTCGAGTCCACAAAAAGACCTCGAAGCCGTCGCCAAAACACTCTTATCTATCGGAAAAACTATACCCCCAATTTCGCCAACCCCAGATTCTACCTCACAGCCTATTACGCCCGAAAATCGTAAGAGTACTTTGAATTCGTCGACAGGCGAAGATAAGGCACGCATGGCTGAATTAGCGGAAGAACACAATTATTTTGTTCCGTCGTATGGTCCCGCAAGTCCGCATCCAACACTCGACCCAATGGTTTCTCAAATTTTGGAAGAGCATTGCTACAG TCGACCCGAATCAGAGCAGATATCGTTGGATGTCGATCGTGTGAAAG gaATTTCAAGTCCTCTATCTGTATCGACATTGTCTGTGTCATCTGTTTACAACTTCGATGATGAATCATCA GAGGTTATTTCTGCTGCGGAACGAGTGAAATTAAGGCGTGTCAAACCAAAAGACAAAAAACGAGGACAAAAAGAAAAACGCTCTGTGCAACGGCCAGTTGTTCAGTTCTCTCCTCGATCAGAAGTTGACGAAATGATGATTTTATATGAAATGTGGTATAACGGACTCGACTTAGAAGACATGAAG TATCTTCGAACTGTATATGAAGGGTATTTAGAAAAGTCTAACAGCCCTGCATGGGTTAACGATTCACATTGGGTAGCTCATCCAATCACAAATATACCTACTGTGTCATCATCGAAACGTAGAAAATCGAAACGAAAAAGTAGATCTGATAAATCAACTATAGAAGAAGAAGATGAATGGCATAAAACTGGATGTGCCAGAACTGAAG GCTATTACAAGCTCAAAGATTTGATCAAGCTGCGTCAGAGACAAGAAATGTACGGTAAAGGGAACACTAGAACGCCCGCTCAATCGACGAAACAGACTTCTTCAAATAAAGTGTCCGAACTTACAAGCGGAGCGCAAAGTTGTCTCGACAAGAATCCTGGATCTCGTGAGACTCGGCATTTTATGAGACGAATAGCATCCGAAGTTGGAGCTGATGTCGGAGACTTATTTAAATACAACCAACTTATG TTCCGTAAAAAAGCTGTTAAATTCAAGAGGAGTAGTATCCATGGATGGGGCTTATTTGCCCAAGAAGCAATTGGTGCTGACGAAATGGTCATTGAGTACGTCGGACAGGTCGTTCGCACTTTAGTTGCGGAAAGGAGAGAAGTTAATTATACGGAACTAGGAATTGGTAGTTCTTATCTTTTCCGGATCGACTCCGAGCACATCATTGATGCGACAAAATGTGGAAACTACGCCAGATTTATGAACCATTCGTGTAAT CCAAGCTGCTACGCCAAAGTGATCACTGTCGATACTGCGAAGAAAATTGTTATCTATTCAAAAGGACCAATCAAAGAATCTCAGGAGATCACTTACGATTATAAGTTTCCTTTGGAGGACGACAAAATTATGTGTTTCTGTGGTGCTGAAAACTGCCGACGCACTCTTAACTAG
- the LOC120333801 gene encoding nucleobindin-2-like isoform X1, which yields MRNILSIFLYTCAIIVLVNSAPAPTKKTPPPPPEKNEGPQEIVEDKEASPSTGLYYDQYLQKIVKLLESDESFRKTMETANFDDIKDGKLSTEIYKIPREIRDKLDMAKKEEITRLRKILHAKMEVEKGRKVSNSAYLKQIANHLDGANPHSFEAQDLTNLIKSATKDLENFDEERHKDFKRYEMNKALRRQEKLRQMSEEDRKKAEREYQEMRKKHEDHPDMNHPGSKAQMEEVWQEEDGLKGQEFQPKTFFRLHDLNGDNSLDPMELEALFEKDLAKVYDSANPEDDMIEMEAERSRMRQHVMTEVDSDKNGLISLDEFMRYTDKPEFEKPNEDSYKTVDQMIDDDDLYSKEEMEEYKQMIEEQEADVKEKLNELRKQAQTVVGLKSEVYQQEQRVHEMGDKAQEYHHAELEEKKEQMKEEEKVLQEMHEDVKEQSREILEMKEELRKQEVAVEKLEEQREPGYLELQRKAQLSEGDEIKHMEKQDIPPPEHMEPVHQQQQQEQQYQQQQQDLGQQHQQPVHQ from the exons ATGCGCAATATATTAAGTATTTTTCTATATACATGTGCAATAATTGTGCTTGTAAATTCCGCACCTGCTCCCACTAAGAAGACTCCTCCACCTCCACCCGAGAAAAATGAAGGCCCACAAGAAATCGTAGAAGACAAAGAAGCATCACcg AGCACTGGACTTTATTACGATCAATATCTCCAAAAAATTGTAAAACTTCTCGAGAGCGATGAAAGTTTCCGCAAAACAATGGAGACTGCAAACTTTGATGACATCAAG GATGGTAAATTAAGCacagaaatttacaaaattCCACGAGAGATTCGTGATAAATTGGATATGGCTAAAAAAGAAGAAATCACAAGGTTACGAAAGATTCTCCATGCTAAAATGGAAGTTGAAAAAG GTAGAAAAGTGAGCAACAGTGCCTACCTGAAACAAATTGCAAATCATTTAGATGGAGCAAACCCCCATAGTTTTGAAGCGCAAGATTTaacaaatttgataaaatcG GCTACCAAAGATCTGGAAAATTTCGATGAAGAACGTCATAAAGACTTTAAAAgatatgaaatgaataaagcatTAAGGCGACAAGAAAAACTTCGTCAAATGTCAGAAGAAGACAGAAAGAAAGCTGAACGAGAATATCAGGAAATGAGAAAAAAACACGAAGATCACCCAGATATGAATCATCCG GGCAGCAAAGCCCAAATGGAGGAAGTTTGGCAAGAAGAAGATGGCCTAAAAGGACAGGAATTCCAACCTAAAACTTTTTTCAGACTGCATG ATCTAAATGGTGATAATTCTTTGGATCCAATGGAACTTGAAGCTCTTTTTGAGAAAGAT TTAGCAAAGGTATACGATTCTGCCAATCCTGAAGATGACATGATTGAAATGGAAGCGGAACGTTCCAGAATGAGACAACACGTTATGACTGAGGTTGACTCAGATAAAAATGGTTTAATAAGTTTAGACGAATTTATGCGATATACAGATAAACCAGAATTTGAAAAACCAAATGAAGATTCATATAAA ACTGTTGACCAAATGATTGATGATGATGATTTATACTCAAAAGAAGAAATGGAAGAATATAAGCAAATGATTGAAGAGCAAGAAGCTGAcgtaaaagaaaaattaaacgAATTAAGAAAACAGGCTCAAACTGTCGTCGGCTTAAAGAGTGAAGTCTATCAACAGGAACAAAGAGTGCACGag ATGGGAGATAAGGCACAAGAATACCACCATGCTGAATTAGAAGAAAAGAAGGAACAGATGAAGGAAGAAGAAAAAGTTCTGCAAGAAATGCATGAAGATGTCAAGGAACAGAGCAGGGAAATATTGGAAATGAAAGAAGAATTGAGAAAG CAAGAAGTCGCTGTTGAAAAATTGGAAGAACAAAGGGAACCTGGATATCTAGAACTCCAACGAAAAGCTCAACTTTCAGAAGGAGATGAAATCAAACATATGGAAAAACAAGATATCCCCCCACCTGAGCACATGGAACCAGtacatcaacaacaacaacaagagcaacaatatcaacaacaacaacaagatttAGGACAACAACATCAGCAGCCAGTACATCAATAA
- the LOC120333814 gene encoding voltage-gated purine nucleotide uniporter SLC17A9-like → MVGNHVINLDSKSLRLHSPRDAGGIDRIVKKQKGSNWSKSEEKTWIATLFIGTTILFSSRVAMPVCAPAMAKEFGWNKEHLGTVMGCFFWGYAMTQIFGGYMADRIGGDRMLCIAALTWGTVTFITPYIAYLYDDHTVTLLLLGLFRVILGLFQGMHYPSMTSLVSRNVCEKDRSFAMGVTSTGSNFGSLLCGGIGSVILESHGWPGVFYFVGLCAFGWVIHSWQLSKTQQGRKVTRQNSVEAKEDVPWRLIFSKSQLWCAICAHFCMNASYFILLMWLPTYFHERFPDQKAWVFNVVPWLMSLPTSIFGGWLSKNIIEVKFSVTFARKFIQTIAMFGCGLFAMLLPFCENYISALIVAGLAVSCQTFHNSGILVNPQDIAPTYSGSVFGIMNTAGAIPGFLGVYMAGFILNASGNWKTVFTSVFVTNVIGLSIFLYGGTGEKII, encoded by the exons ATGGTAGGAAATCATGTCATAAACTTGGATTCAAAGTCATTAAGATTGCATTCTCCGCGAGATGCAGGAGGAATAGACAGAATcgtgaaaaaacaaaaaggaTCAAATTGGAGCAA ATCAGAAGAGAAAACATGGATTGCGACATTATTTATTGGCACAACTATCCTATTTTCATCTCGCGTTGCTATGCCAGTGTGTGCTCCTGCAATGGCGAAAGAGTTCGGTTGGAACAAAGAGCATCTCGGTACTGTGATGGGATGCTTCTTTTGGGGTTATGCAATGACCCAAATATTTGGTGGATACATGGCTGATCG TATAGGTGGTGATCGAATGCTATGTATTGCTGCTCTTACATGGGGTACGGTGACATTTATAACTCCATATATTGCCTATTTATATGATGATCATACAGTTACGTTGCTGTTACTTGGATTGTTTCGAGTTATACTTGGATTATTCCAAG GTATGCATTATCCGTCAATGACAAGTTTAGTCAGCCGCAACGTTTGTGAGAAGGATAGATCATTTGCAATGGGTGTGACCTCCACTGGATCAAATTTTGG atCTCTTCTTTGTGGTGGCATTGGATCAGTTATTCTTGAGTCACACGGCTGGCCAGGAGTCTTTTATTTTGTTGGATTATGCGCTTTCGGTTGGGTAATACACTCGTGGCAATTGTCTAAAACACAACAAG gtCGTAAAGTTACTCGTCAAAATTCAGTTGAAGCAAAAGAAGATGTACCATGGAGGCTAATTTTTTCTAAATCTCAATTATG GTGTGCTATATGTGCTCATTTTTGTATGAATGCATCCTATTTTATATTACTGATGTGGTTACCTACATATTTTCATGAACGTTTTCCTGACCAAAAG gcaTGGGTTTTTAATGTTGTTCCTTGGCTTATGTCACTGCCTACCAGCATTTTTGGTGGTTGGTTGAGTAAAAATATAATAGAAGTCAAATTCAGCGTGACTTTTGCAAGAAAATTTATACAG acGATAGCCATGTTTGGTTGTGGTTTATTTGCCATGCTTCTTCCTTTTTGTGAAAATTATATATCTGCACTTATTGTAGCTGGACTTGCAGTATCTTGTCAAACATTTCATAACAg TGGCATTCTTGTCAATCCTCAAGATATTGCACCCACTTATTCAGGATCAGTTTTTG GTATTATGAATACGGCTGGTGCAATCCCTGGTTTTTTGGGAGTTTATATGGCAGGTTTTATATTGAATGCATCTGGAAATTggaaaactgtttttacttctgtTTTTGTGACCAATGTTATAGGTTTAAGTATATTTCTCTACGGTGGGACTGGTGAAAAAATCATATAA
- the LOC120333801 gene encoding nucleobindin-2-like isoform X2, which yields MRNILSIFLYTCAIIVLVNSAPAPTKKTPPPPPEKNEGPQEIVEDKEASPSTGLYYDQYLQKIVKLLESDESFRKTMETANFDDIKDGKLSTEIYKIPREIRDKLDMAKKEEITRLRKILHAKMEVEKGRKVSNSAYLKQIANHLDGANPHSFEAQDLTNLIKSATKDLENFDEERHKDFKRYEMNKALRRQEKLRQMSEEDRKKAEREYQEMRKKHEDHPDMNHPGSKAQLDEIWKEKDGLTDERFEPRTFFKMHDLNGDNSLDPMELEALFEKDLAKVYDSANPEDDMIEMEAERSRMRQHVMTEVDSDKNGLISLDEFMRYTDKPEFEKPNEDSYKTVDQMIDDDDLYSKEEMEEYKQMIEEQEADVKEKLNELRKQAQTVVGLKSEVYQQEQRVHEMGDKAQEYHHAELEEKKEQMKEEEKVLQEMHEDVKEQSREILEMKEELRKQEVAVEKLEEQREPGYLELQRKAQLSEGDEIKHMEKQDIPPPEHMEPVHQQQQQEQQYQQQQQDLGQQHQQPVHQ from the exons ATGCGCAATATATTAAGTATTTTTCTATATACATGTGCAATAATTGTGCTTGTAAATTCCGCACCTGCTCCCACTAAGAAGACTCCTCCACCTCCACCCGAGAAAAATGAAGGCCCACAAGAAATCGTAGAAGACAAAGAAGCATCACcg AGCACTGGACTTTATTACGATCAATATCTCCAAAAAATTGTAAAACTTCTCGAGAGCGATGAAAGTTTCCGCAAAACAATGGAGACTGCAAACTTTGATGACATCAAG GATGGTAAATTAAGCacagaaatttacaaaattCCACGAGAGATTCGTGATAAATTGGATATGGCTAAAAAAGAAGAAATCACAAGGTTACGAAAGATTCTCCATGCTAAAATGGAAGTTGAAAAAG GTAGAAAAGTGAGCAACAGTGCCTACCTGAAACAAATTGCAAATCATTTAGATGGAGCAAACCCCCATAGTTTTGAAGCGCAAGATTTaacaaatttgataaaatcG GCTACCAAAGATCTGGAAAATTTCGATGAAGAACGTCATAAAGACTTTAAAAgatatgaaatgaataaagcatTAAGGCGACAAGAAAAACTTCGTCAAATGTCAGAAGAAGACAGAAAGAAAGCTGAACGAGAATATCAGGAAATGAGAAAAAAACACGAAGATCACCCAGATATGAATCATCCG GGAAGCAAAGCGCAATTGGATGAAATTTGGAAAGAAAAAGACGGCTTAACTGACGAGCGTTTCGAGCCTCGTACTTTCTTCAAAATGCATG ATCTAAATGGTGATAATTCTTTGGATCCAATGGAACTTGAAGCTCTTTTTGAGAAAGAT TTAGCAAAGGTATACGATTCTGCCAATCCTGAAGATGACATGATTGAAATGGAAGCGGAACGTTCCAGAATGAGACAACACGTTATGACTGAGGTTGACTCAGATAAAAATGGTTTAATAAGTTTAGACGAATTTATGCGATATACAGATAAACCAGAATTTGAAAAACCAAATGAAGATTCATATAAA ACTGTTGACCAAATGATTGATGATGATGATTTATACTCAAAAGAAGAAATGGAAGAATATAAGCAAATGATTGAAGAGCAAGAAGCTGAcgtaaaagaaaaattaaacgAATTAAGAAAACAGGCTCAAACTGTCGTCGGCTTAAAGAGTGAAGTCTATCAACAGGAACAAAGAGTGCACGag ATGGGAGATAAGGCACAAGAATACCACCATGCTGAATTAGAAGAAAAGAAGGAACAGATGAAGGAAGAAGAAAAAGTTCTGCAAGAAATGCATGAAGATGTCAAGGAACAGAGCAGGGAAATATTGGAAATGAAAGAAGAATTGAGAAAG CAAGAAGTCGCTGTTGAAAAATTGGAAGAACAAAGGGAACCTGGATATCTAGAACTCCAACGAAAAGCTCAACTTTCAGAAGGAGATGAAATCAAACATATGGAAAAACAAGATATCCCCCCACCTGAGCACATGGAACCAGtacatcaacaacaacaacaagagcaacaatatcaacaacaacaacaagatttAGGACAACAACATCAGCAGCCAGTACATCAATAA